Proteins encoded by one window of Pan troglodytes isolate AG18354 chromosome 16, NHGRI_mPanTro3-v2.0_pri, whole genome shotgun sequence:
- the LOC107973228 gene encoding uncharacterized protein LOC107973228 translates to MHLQSAWVPELQPPSACRQQPPGNSRARPHSPHLGSRAKCPCGCGQARRSVLQQLHRGGNRPSAPSPVAAEGPWIEIWSSDRGGAGPGQGLAGSQARGTRDPEAAQGMLHHLGAQLQAPGDSQAGWRAQPRRTRARCRRGCDQARRSAQGRLHLGRNGPSTPSPVAADGPWGGPDLSSEEERGGSHGQAGPQTGRNARLRFRDVPRQPRRTRKPAAPVSLCHSLRNHQTVFHSKCIIFYS, encoded by the coding sequence ATGCACCTCCAGTCCGCCTGGGTACCCGAGCTGCAGCCGCCTTCTGCGTGCAGGCAGCAGCCTCCAGGCAACTCCCGAGCCCGCCCACACTCCCCACATCTCGGAAGCAGGGCCAAATGTCCCTGTGGCTGTGGCCAAGCCAGGCGGTCTGTCCTGCAGCAGCTGCACAGGGGCGGGAACCGGCCCTCAGCCCCATCCCCGGTGGCTGCAGAGGGCCCCTGGATAGAGATCTGGAGCTCTGACAGAGGAGGAGCCGGGCCGGGGCAGGGTCTGGCAGGCTCTCAGGCCAGGGGCACCCGCGATCCAGAGGCCGCCCAGGGCATGCTCCACCACCTGGGCGCCCAGCTACAGGCGCCGGGCGACTCCCAAGCTGGCTGGCGCGCCCAGCCTCGCAGAACCAGGGCTAGATGTCGCCGTGGCTGCGACCAAGCCAGGCGGTCTGCCCAGGGGCGGCTGCACCTGGGCAGGAACGGACCCTCAACCCCATCCCCGGTGGCTGCAGACGGCCCCTGGGGCGGCCCCGATCTCTCTTCGGAGGAGGAGAGGGGCGGGAGTCACGGCCAGGCGGGCCCTCAGACGGGAAGGAATGCGCGCCTGCGATTCCGGGACGTCCCGCGACAGCCCAGGAGAACCCGCAAGCCAGCGGCGCCTGTTTCTCTGTGTCAttctttgaggaaccaccaaactgttttccacagcaagTGCATCATTTTCTATTCCTAG